In Paraburkholderia bryophila, a single genomic region encodes these proteins:
- a CDS encoding FAD-containing oxidoreductase: protein MPQHFDAVVIGTGQGGSPLAVRLGESGRKTAVIERGAFGGTCVNVGCTPTKSYVASARAAHVARHAAELGVQVSGTVSVDLAAVKARKDRIIGQSRDGVEKWLRGADNVTVFNGHARFSGAHTLSISGPDGAVIDELSADEIFINTGTRAVVPPLEGLERIRYYTNSNLLELTELPEHLVIVGGSYIALEFAQIFRRFGSRVTVLVRGERVLTREDADFAESVRKVLDREGVEFRFGVQPSRVEPHPHRENDVCIGFEQNVPALEASHLLFATGREPNTDDLGLAAAGIAVDKHGTIPVDGQLRTTVPGVWAIGDVNGRGAFTHTSYDDFQIVAANLIDGGSRSVDTRIMAYAVFVDPPLARVGMSEAEVRKDGRAALIATMPMSRVGRARERGETAGFMKVMVDAHSKQILGAAIHGIEGDEAIHTFIDIMTAGAAYPTLQFAMHVHPTVSELVPTLLDGLKAME, encoded by the coding sequence ATGCCACAGCACTTCGACGCGGTCGTGATCGGTACGGGACAAGGCGGTTCGCCGCTGGCCGTACGCCTCGGTGAAAGCGGCCGCAAAACGGCGGTGATCGAGCGGGGCGCCTTTGGCGGGACCTGCGTGAACGTCGGCTGTACGCCGACCAAATCTTATGTGGCCAGCGCCCGCGCGGCGCACGTGGCGCGTCATGCCGCAGAACTGGGCGTGCAGGTGAGCGGGACGGTCAGCGTCGATCTGGCGGCCGTCAAGGCGCGCAAGGACCGCATCATCGGCCAGTCGCGCGACGGCGTCGAGAAATGGCTGCGCGGCGCGGACAACGTCACGGTGTTCAACGGCCACGCGCGTTTTAGCGGCGCCCATACGCTGTCCATCAGCGGGCCGGACGGCGCGGTGATCGACGAACTCAGCGCCGACGAAATCTTCATCAACACCGGCACACGCGCCGTCGTGCCGCCGCTCGAAGGACTCGAGCGGATTCGCTACTACACCAACTCCAATCTGCTTGAACTGACGGAATTGCCGGAACATCTGGTGATTGTCGGCGGCAGCTATATCGCGCTCGAATTCGCGCAGATCTTCCGGCGCTTCGGCAGCCGGGTGACGGTGCTCGTGCGTGGCGAACGCGTGCTGACGCGCGAGGATGCCGACTTTGCCGAGTCGGTGCGCAAGGTGCTCGACCGGGAAGGCGTGGAGTTCCGCTTCGGCGTGCAGCCTTCGCGGGTCGAGCCGCATCCGCATCGCGAGAACGACGTGTGTATCGGCTTCGAGCAGAACGTGCCCGCGCTGGAGGCGTCGCACTTGCTGTTCGCGACCGGGCGCGAGCCGAATACCGACGACCTGGGGCTTGCCGCCGCGGGCATTGCCGTGGATAAGCACGGCACGATTCCCGTCGACGGACAACTGCGCACCACGGTGCCGGGCGTCTGGGCAATCGGCGATGTCAACGGCCGTGGTGCGTTCACCCATACGTCGTATGACGATTTTCAGATCGTCGCGGCCAATCTGATCGATGGGGGTTCGCGCAGCGTCGACACGCGCATCATGGCGTATGCGGTGTTCGTCGACCCGCCGCTGGCGCGGGTGGGGATGTCGGAGGCGGAGGTGCGCAAGGATGGGCGCGCGGCGTTGATCGCCACGATGCCGATGTCGCGAGTAGGCCGCGCGCGTGAACGCGGCGAGACGGCTGGCTTCATGAAGGTGATGGTCGACGCGCACAGCAAGCAGATTCTCGGCGCGGCGATACACGGAATTGAAGGCGATGAGGCGATTCACACGTTTATCGACATCATGACGGCGGGGGCGGCGTATCCGACGTTGCAGTTCGCGATGCATGTGCATCCGACGGTGAGCGAGCTGGTGCCGACTTTGCTGGATGGGTTGAAGGCGATGGAGTGA
- a CDS encoding metallophosphoesterase family protein yields the protein MSSATLNLVASAVARIGLISDTHNLVRPEALPYLKGCDAIIHAGDICNQAVLDALTQIAPVTAVRGNNDTGDWAASLPTHAKLTVHQVTILVVHDIADVPADPRSEGIGVVVTGHSHKPSISERDGVLFVNPGSAGPRRFKLPISAGILLVDGAHASATFDLLLT from the coding sequence ATGTCTTCAGCCACACTCAACCTCGTAGCATCCGCGGTCGCTCGTATCGGCTTGATCTCCGACACGCACAACCTCGTACGTCCGGAGGCGTTGCCCTATCTCAAGGGTTGCGATGCCATCATCCACGCGGGCGACATCTGCAATCAGGCCGTGCTCGACGCGCTGACGCAAATCGCGCCCGTCACCGCCGTGCGCGGGAACAACGACACGGGCGACTGGGCCGCGTCGCTGCCGACGCACGCAAAGCTAACTGTCCACCAGGTGACGATCCTCGTCGTGCACGATATCGCTGACGTACCCGCCGACCCGCGCAGCGAAGGCATCGGCGTGGTGGTGACCGGCCACTCGCACAAACCGTCGATCAGCGAGCGTGACGGCGTGCTGTTCGTCAATCCGGGCAGCGCAGGCCCACGGCGTTTCAAGCTGCCGATTTCCGCCGGCATCTTGCTGGTGGACGGCGCGCACGCCAGCGCTACGTTCGATTTGCTGCTGACATAA
- a CDS encoding TMEM175 family protein: protein MGKGRIEAFSDGVIAIIITIMVLELKVPDGFDLAALRPVVPVFCAYVLSFIYVGIYWNNHHHLFHTVQKVNGAVLWANLHLLFWLSLLPAVTHWVGENHLASWPTAMYGVVLFMSAIAYFILTRVLIREHGVDSTIAKAVGNDFKGKVSVVIYLAGIVLAFVVPWGSVAMYTLAAAWWLVPDRRIEHVLEA, encoded by the coding sequence ATGGGCAAAGGACGAATCGAAGCCTTCAGCGATGGCGTAATCGCCATCATCATCACGATCATGGTGCTCGAATTGAAGGTGCCGGATGGTTTCGATCTGGCCGCGCTGCGTCCCGTGGTGCCGGTGTTTTGCGCGTACGTGTTGAGTTTCATCTACGTCGGCATCTACTGGAACAATCACCATCATCTGTTCCATACCGTGCAGAAGGTCAATGGCGCGGTGCTGTGGGCCAACCTGCATCTGTTGTTCTGGCTGTCGCTGCTACCGGCCGTCACGCATTGGGTCGGCGAAAACCATCTGGCCTCCTGGCCCACCGCGATGTATGGCGTCGTGCTGTTCATGTCGGCGATCGCGTATTTCATTCTGACTCGCGTGCTGATCCGCGAGCATGGCGTGGACTCGACCATCGCCAAGGCGGTCGGCAACGACTTCAAGGGCAAGGTCTCGGTGGTGATCTATCTGGCGGGGATCGTGCTGGCTTTTGTCGTGCCGTGGGGTTCGGTGGCGATGTATACGCTCGCGGCTGCCTGGTGGCTGGTGCCGGACCGGCGCATTGAACACGTGCTGGAAGCGTAG
- the proP gene encoding glycine betaine/L-proline transporter ProP — protein MSFVAVIGVFTLTASSNGFWRHHKEEQRLSLDDITVVDQSLLKRAVGAMALGNAMEWFDFGVYSYIAVTLGKVFFPSASPAAQLIATFGTFAAAFLVRPVGGMVFGPLGDRIGRQRVLAMTMIMMAVGTFAIGLIPSYGTIGIFAPMLLLVARLVQGFSTGGEYGGAATFIAEFSTDKRRGFMGSFLEFGTLIGYVLGAGTVAVLTATLSHDALLSWGWRVPFLIAGPLGLVGLYIRMKLEETPAFKKQAEQREAEDKAVPKQSFGQLLAQQWKPLLLCVGLVLIFNVTDYMALSYLPSYLSATLHFDETHGLFLVLLVMVLMMPMTLAAGRLSDTIGRKPVMLFGCVGLFALSIPALLLIRMGTVLPVFSGLMILGVLLSCFTGVMPSALPALFPTKIRYGALAIGFNISVSLFGGTTPLVTAWLVNSTGNLMMPAYYLMGASLIGIVSVLALRETARKPLLGSGPCVATRAEAHAVLRGEREAAEMDEGYAAAATARA, from the coding sequence ATGAGTTTCGTCGCAGTCATTGGAGTTTTTACCTTGACCGCTTCCAGCAACGGCTTCTGGCGACATCACAAAGAAGAACAACGCCTCTCTCTCGACGACATCACCGTCGTCGACCAATCTCTCCTCAAGCGGGCCGTCGGCGCCATGGCGCTCGGCAACGCGATGGAATGGTTCGATTTCGGCGTGTACAGCTACATCGCCGTCACGCTCGGCAAAGTGTTCTTCCCGTCGGCGAGTCCGGCCGCGCAATTGATCGCCACGTTCGGCACGTTCGCCGCGGCGTTCCTCGTGCGGCCCGTGGGCGGTATGGTGTTCGGGCCGCTGGGCGACCGGATCGGCCGGCAACGCGTGCTGGCCATGACCATGATCATGATGGCGGTCGGCACCTTCGCGATCGGCCTGATTCCGAGCTACGGGACGATCGGCATCTTCGCACCGATGCTGCTGCTGGTCGCGCGCCTGGTGCAGGGCTTCTCGACCGGCGGCGAATACGGCGGCGCGGCCACCTTCATCGCCGAATTCTCGACGGACAAGCGCCGCGGCTTCATGGGCAGCTTTCTCGAGTTCGGCACGCTGATCGGTTACGTGCTCGGCGCGGGCACGGTCGCCGTGCTGACCGCGACGCTCTCGCACGACGCGCTGCTCTCGTGGGGCTGGCGTGTGCCGTTCCTGATCGCCGGTCCGTTGGGTCTGGTGGGTCTGTATATCCGGATGAAGCTCGAAGAAACGCCCGCGTTCAAGAAGCAGGCCGAGCAACGCGAAGCCGAAGACAAAGCGGTGCCGAAGCAGTCGTTCGGCCAGTTACTCGCGCAACAGTGGAAGCCGCTGCTGCTGTGCGTCGGCCTGGTGCTGATTTTCAACGTCACCGATTACATGGCGCTGTCGTATCTGCCGAGCTATCTGTCGGCCACGCTGCACTTCGACGAAACGCACGGCCTGTTCCTCGTGCTGCTCGTGATGGTGCTGATGATGCCGATGACGCTCGCCGCCGGCCGCCTGTCCGACACGATCGGCCGCAAGCCGGTCATGCTGTTCGGTTGCGTGGGTCTGTTCGCGCTGTCGATCCCCGCGCTGCTGCTGATCCGTATGGGCACGGTGCTGCCGGTGTTCAGCGGGCTGATGATTCTCGGCGTGCTGCTGTCGTGCTTTACCGGCGTGATGCCGTCGGCGCTGCCGGCGCTGTTTCCGACCAAAATCCGTTATGGCGCGCTGGCGATCGGCTTCAATATTTCGGTGTCGCTGTTTGGCGGCACGACGCCGCTGGTGACCGCGTGGCTGGTCAACAGCACCGGCAATCTGATGATGCCCGCGTACTACCTGATGGGCGCGTCGCTGATCGGTATCGTGTCGGTGCTCGCACTGCGTGAAACGGCGCGCAAGCCGTTGCTGGGCTCGGGTCCGTGTGTGGCGACGCGTGCGGAAGCGCATGCGGTGCTGCGCGGCGAGCGTGAAGCGGCGGAGATGGATGAAGGCTATGCGGCGGCGGCAACGGCGCGTGCCTGA